From Pontibacter actiniarum, a single genomic window includes:
- the msrA gene encoding peptide-methionine (S)-S-oxide reductase MsrA, translating into MELTDNRHREKATFGAGCFWGVEMAFHNLEGVTGTTVGYMGGHVENPTYQDVCSGRTGHAEVVQVEFDPTRISYDQLLQVFWNAHDPTQFNRQGPDVGSQYRSVIFFHTGEQRVIAETTKENWQQSPEFSGRAIMTRIAPADTFYPAEEHHQQYLLKRGAASCRA; encoded by the coding sequence AAAGCCACCTTCGGAGCCGGTTGCTTCTGGGGCGTGGAGATGGCCTTCCACAACCTGGAAGGTGTAACAGGCACCACTGTTGGCTACATGGGCGGCCACGTGGAAAACCCAACGTACCAGGACGTATGCTCCGGCCGCACGGGCCACGCAGAGGTGGTGCAGGTGGAGTTTGACCCCACCCGGATCAGCTACGATCAGCTGCTGCAGGTATTCTGGAACGCGCACGACCCTACGCAGTTCAACCGTCAGGGGCCGGACGTTGGGTCCCAGTACCGCTCCGTCATTTTTTTCCATACCGGTGAGCAGCGCGTTATTGCCGAAACGACAAAGGAGAACTGGCAGCAGTCGCCAGAGTTCAGCGGCCGTGCCATTATGACGAGAATCGCACCGGCCGATACCTTTTACCCGGCCGAAGAGCACCACCAGCAGTACCTCCTGAAGCGCGGTGCGGCCAGCTGCCGCGCCTAG
- a CDS encoding phosphatase PAP2 family protein gives MKNVLIDKVRNATGRVLGQPPVQRFRKQHPKLSAFVAGRFDTSSFIGLPLTLIVLAAGGNIALLSQLTESVLEAEWVVRMDKEFTAMLYNVRTEWLSKVLLLFTRLCDREGVFIIGGVVTLVLLLQKHWLAICAFWFTLGGVGLSVQFGKDFVSRARPADVAYYTVAHFSFPSGHSTTAIAMFGLLAYLLYLHYQERWQRRLVVWVAIILILTIGFSRIYLGVHYLSDVLAGFLLGALWLLVGISVIEVMRYRRRRYADLHQR, from the coding sequence ATGAAAAACGTTTTAATAGATAAAGTCCGCAACGCCACCGGCCGGGTCCTGGGTCAGCCGCCTGTGCAGCGTTTCCGAAAGCAGCACCCGAAGCTAAGCGCCTTTGTGGCCGGCCGCTTTGACACCAGCAGTTTCATTGGGCTGCCGCTTACCCTGATCGTGCTGGCGGCAGGTGGAAACATCGCCCTGCTTTCGCAGCTCACAGAAAGCGTGCTGGAGGCGGAGTGGGTGGTAAGGATGGATAAGGAGTTTACCGCTATGCTGTATAATGTGCGGACAGAGTGGCTAAGCAAGGTGCTGCTGCTGTTCACGCGGCTGTGCGACCGGGAAGGTGTTTTTATCATTGGCGGTGTGGTTACGCTGGTGCTGCTGCTACAGAAGCACTGGCTGGCCATCTGTGCGTTCTGGTTCACGCTGGGAGGTGTGGGCCTTTCGGTGCAGTTCGGCAAAGACTTTGTAAGCCGCGCGCGCCCAGCGGATGTAGCTTATTATACGGTGGCGCACTTTTCCTTCCCGAGCGGGCACTCCACCACAGCCATTGCGATGTTCGGGCTGCTGGCTTACCTCCTGTACCTGCATTACCAGGAGCGGTGGCAGAGGCGGTTAGTGGTCTGGGTGGCAATCATCCTTATCCTGACCATAGGCTTCAGCCGGATTTATCTGGGGGTGCACTACCTGTCCGATGTGCTGGCCGGCTTCTTACTGGGGGCACTGTGGCTGTTGGTGGGCATCAGTGTTATTGAGGTGATGCGGTACCGCAGGCGTCGGTACGCAGACCTGCACCAGCGCTAG